A DNA window from Streptococcus mutans contains the following coding sequences:
- a CDS encoding AEC family transporter translates to MDIFLTSISSIIPIIVIIVLGYALQVRGWFADDFGPTLSRLIMNVALPVSIFVSVLKYLTLDKLVSLSGGLLYTFGAFILTYILAFLAVKIFKVRPGRRGTMINTFVNANTIFIGLPLNVALFGDRALPYFLIYYITNTISTWTLGVYLMTTDSKSGKGKATKFNWKNLLPAPLIGFLVALVFLILRIPVPDFATSTLTYIGNIVTPLSLIYIGIVLAKAGLKSIHFDQDTIVTLVGRFILAPIVMFGLLYLTGKGLPVTEFKTFVVQSAAPALAVLPILASQGDGDVEFSTNVVTLSTVLFVIVIPIVVTLMG, encoded by the coding sequence ATGGATATCTTTTTAACCTCAATTTCGAGTATTATTCCCATCATTGTGATTATTGTACTCGGTTATGCCCTTCAGGTGCGTGGTTGGTTTGCGGATGATTTTGGCCCCACACTCTCTCGCCTTATCATGAATGTGGCGCTGCCAGTGTCCATTTTTGTGTCGGTCCTTAAGTACTTGACTCTGGATAAGCTAGTTAGTCTGTCAGGTGGTCTGCTCTACACCTTTGGTGCCTTTATTCTAACCTATATTTTAGCCTTCCTAGCTGTAAAGATTTTTAAGGTCCGTCCAGGTCGCAGAGGGACCATGATCAATACCTTTGTCAATGCCAACACTATTTTCATCGGTCTGCCCTTGAATGTAGCACTCTTTGGCGATCGGGCTCTGCCTTACTTCCTAATTTACTATATTACCAATACCATCTCAACTTGGACTCTAGGTGTCTACCTCATGACGACGGATAGCAAGTCTGGTAAAGGAAAAGCGACCAAGTTTAATTGGAAAAACCTTTTGCCAGCTCCCCTCATTGGTTTCTTGGTAGCCTTGGTCTTCTTGATTCTGCGCATTCCGGTGCCGGACTTTGCGACTAGCACGTTGACCTATATTGGTAATATCGTGACACCTCTGTCTTTGATTTATATCGGTATTGTTTTGGCTAAGGCTGGGCTTAAGAGTATCCACTTTGACCAAGATACTATTGTGACTCTGGTGGGACGCTTTATCTTAGCCCCTATCGTTATGTTTGGTCTTCTTTATTTGACAGGAAAAGGTCTGCCAGTGACTGAGTTTAAGACTTTTGTGGTTCAATCAGCAGCTCCGGCACTTGCGGTCTTGCCAATTCTTGCCAGCCAAGGTGATGGTGATGTCGAATTTTCAACTAATGTCGTTACCCTGAGTACAGTACTCTTTGTAATTGTCATTCCGATTGTTGTGACCTTGATGGGTTAA
- a CDS encoding malolactic enzyme: MYAHDILNDPFLNKGTAFTMEERKKFGLIGLLPPHIQTLKEQAEQTYAQMQTKANNLEKRLFLMEIFNTNRTLFYYLFSQHLEELNPIVYDPTIADTIEGYSDLFVDPQYAGYLDINHPENIETTLKNAAGDHDIRLIVVTDAEGILGIGDWGTNGVDISVGKLMVYTGAAGIDPATVLPLVIDAGTNREELRNNPNYLGNRHERVRGERYYDFVDQFVQTAERLFPKLYLHWEDFGRSNAANILEKYRKEIPTFNDDIQGTGIVTLGGIFAAMDITGEKLTDQVYLCYGGGTAGAGIASRVLREMVSEGLPEDEAYKRFFMVDKQGLLFDDMDDLTPEQKPFAKKRADFPNADQLTDLLQVVKTVKPTILVGTSTNPGAFTKEVVEAMCENTERPVIFPISNPTKLAEASAQDLITWSDGKAFVATGIPADTVSYKGVDYVIGQANNALIYPGLGLGMLASEASLLTDEMIGAAAHSLSGIIDITKPGAPVLPPFKYVGDVSIKVAEAVAKKAQEQGLARAEETDMAKAVRDFKWYPEY, translated from the coding sequence ATGTATGCACATGACATTTTAAACGATCCTTTTTTGAATAAAGGGACTGCTTTTACCATGGAAGAACGTAAGAAATTTGGACTTATTGGTCTTTTGCCCCCTCACATTCAGACTCTTAAAGAGCAAGCAGAGCAGACTTATGCGCAAATGCAAACTAAAGCTAATAACTTGGAAAAACGTCTTTTCTTGATGGAGATTTTTAATACCAATCGGACACTTTTCTACTATCTCTTCTCTCAACATTTGGAAGAATTGAATCCAATTGTTTACGATCCAACCATCGCAGATACGATTGAAGGTTACAGTGACCTTTTTGTGGATCCTCAGTATGCGGGTTACTTGGATATTAACCATCCTGAAAATATTGAGACTACCCTCAAAAATGCGGCAGGTGACCATGATATTCGTTTGATTGTTGTGACCGATGCCGAAGGTATCCTTGGTATCGGTGACTGGGGGACTAATGGGGTGGACATCTCTGTTGGGAAGCTCATGGTTTACACAGGGGCAGCAGGGATTGATCCAGCAACTGTTTTGCCATTGGTGATTGATGCAGGTACCAACCGTGAGGAATTGCGCAATAATCCTAACTATCTGGGGAACCGTCATGAACGTGTTCGTGGTGAGCGTTACTATGATTTCGTGGATCAATTTGTCCAAACAGCTGAACGTCTTTTCCCTAAACTTTACCTTCACTGGGAAGACTTCGGTCGTTCAAATGCGGCCAATATCTTGGAAAAATACCGTAAGGAAATTCCAACCTTCAACGATGATATTCAAGGGACTGGCATCGTAACCCTTGGTGGTATCTTTGCGGCTATGGATATCACAGGTGAAAAATTGACTGATCAAGTCTATCTCTGTTACGGTGGCGGTACAGCAGGTGCGGGTATTGCCTCTCGTGTCTTGCGTGAAATGGTTTCAGAAGGCCTGCCTGAAGACGAAGCCTACAAGCGTTTCTTCATGGTGGACAAGCAAGGTCTCCTCTTTGACGATATGGACGACTTGACTCCTGAACAAAAGCCATTTGCCAAGAAGCGGGCGGATTTTCCAAATGCAGATCAGTTGACAGACCTCTTGCAAGTGGTTAAAACCGTGAAACCAACCATCTTGGTTGGTACCTCAACAAATCCAGGTGCCTTCACGAAAGAAGTTGTTGAAGCTATGTGTGAAAACACTGAACGCCCAGTCATCTTCCCAATCTCTAATCCTACAAAATTGGCAGAAGCATCGGCTCAAGACTTGATTACCTGGTCTGATGGTAAGGCCTTTGTGGCAACCGGTATTCCAGCTGATACTGTATCGTACAAGGGTGTGGACTATGTCATCGGTCAAGCTAACAATGCCCTCATCTACCCTGGCCTTGGGCTTGGTATGTTGGCATCAGAAGCTAGCCTTTTGACAGATGAAATGATCGGAGCGGCAGCACACTCTCTCAGTGGTATCATCGATATCACCAAACCAGGTGCGCCAGTTCTTCCTCCATTCAAATATGTGGGTGATGTGTCTATCAAGGTCGCTGAAGCCGTGGCTAAGAAGGCTCAAGAACAAGGTCTTGCACGTGCTGAAGAAACCGATATGGCTAAAGCTGTTCGTGACTTTAAGTGGTACCCAGAGTATTAA
- a CDS encoding dihydrolipoyl dehydrogenase family protein, with protein sequence MDIKAQQGYDYDVIIIGGGVSGVTLACNLAAAGKKTALIEARDWGGTTVNRGSTPKKALLALAELHHHQESFLHRGLETVSYVKWEDALLTRDWLVSDESARAKERAIKAGVETYEAYAFFEDAHHLKVNGQVLSTATIVLATGSVPRKIDIEGASYIDSSANLMRIHQQPKVIALIGAGVIAMSLISSFTELGTKVHVIQHNDRVLGNFDSELVDILVNRLKNRGAEFHMEAEAERVERSVSGYQVTLTNGEIVIVDGIYDVAGRIANIGGLQLEKAGIEYTERGISVDDHLTTSQPHIFAMGDCCDASVPKLNSYADFQAKYLSQLLNDESKEAIQYPTAPAATVYSIPKIGQVGVSVNQARQHPQDYDVTQLNMSNWQNYKRVHDDLAVIKLVVSKSDQHVAGAEIVSDTADILVNYLAILLNRRVSFQELQDIIFAYPSLATDLYGLWK encoded by the coding sequence TTGGACATTAAAGCTCAGCAGGGCTATGATTATGATGTCATTATCATCGGCGGCGGTGTTTCAGGTGTGACTCTAGCCTGCAACTTGGCCGCAGCCGGCAAAAAGACAGCGCTCATTGAGGCTAGAGATTGGGGAGGGACAACTGTCAATCGCGGCTCTACCCCTAAGAAGGCTCTTTTAGCACTAGCTGAATTGCATCATCATCAGGAGAGCTTTCTGCATAGAGGTCTGGAGACAGTCTCTTACGTCAAGTGGGAAGATGCTCTGCTGACGCGGGATTGGCTGGTTTCAGATGAGTCAGCCAGAGCGAAGGAGAGAGCTATCAAAGCAGGTGTAGAGACTTATGAAGCCTATGCTTTCTTTGAAGATGCTCACCATCTAAAGGTAAACGGTCAGGTGCTGAGCACTGCAACTATTGTTTTAGCGACGGGCTCTGTGCCTCGAAAGATTGACATAGAAGGGGCTTCTTACATTGATAGCAGCGCTAATCTTATGCGAATCCATCAGCAGCCCAAGGTAATTGCCTTGATTGGTGCTGGTGTGATTGCCATGTCACTGATTTCAAGCTTTACTGAGCTGGGAACAAAAGTCCATGTCATTCAGCACAATGATCGTGTTCTGGGTAATTTTGACTCAGAACTTGTAGATATTCTGGTCAATCGTTTGAAAAATCGCGGTGCAGAATTTCATATGGAAGCAGAAGCAGAGCGTGTTGAAAGAAGTGTTTCAGGCTATCAGGTGACCTTGACGAATGGGGAAATAGTTATTGTTGACGGTATTTATGATGTTGCCGGTCGAATTGCCAATATCGGCGGTCTCCAATTGGAAAAAGCCGGCATAGAATATACCGAGCGCGGAATCTCTGTTGATGATCATCTGACGACATCTCAGCCTCACATTTTTGCTATGGGAGATTGCTGTGATGCATCGGTGCCTAAGCTGAATTCCTATGCGGATTTTCAGGCTAAATATCTGAGTCAGCTCTTAAATGATGAATCAAAAGAAGCTATCCAGTATCCGACAGCACCGGCGGCAACTGTCTACAGTATTCCCAAAATCGGTCAGGTTGGTGTCAGTGTTAATCAAGCACGGCAGCATCCGCAGGACTATGACGTGACACAGCTAAACATGTCTAATTGGCAGAATTACAAACGCGTTCACGATGATTTGGCTGTCATCAAACTAGTTGTGTCCAAATCAGATCAGCATGTTGCAGGAGCAGAAATTGTCAGTGACACGGCAGATATTCTAGTCAATTATCTAGCTATTTTGCTCAATCGCAGAGTGAGTTTTCAGGAGTTGCAGGATATCATCTTTGCTTATCCGTCACTGGCGACAGATTTATATGGTTTGTGGAAATAA
- a CDS encoding TetR/AcrR family transcriptional regulator, which yields MAEKNIRKPKQERSIEKRNKILQVAKDLFSDKTYFNVTTNEIAKKADVSIGTLYAYFASKEDILTALLKRYNDFFLTTIFADINSQDSLDRFKKNPKEWLNVLINQLLAAEDKIFHAQIEMLAYAIPQAKALLEEHNNNLKNLTYKCLLYYSDQAANPSFKTLSLVVFDFISALVDELLYHEHTQEEAHQIKKTGIDSLDLIIKSYL from the coding sequence ATGGCAGAAAAAAATATCAGAAAACCCAAGCAAGAAAGAAGTATTGAAAAGCGCAACAAGATACTTCAAGTTGCTAAAGATTTGTTCTCAGATAAAACTTATTTTAATGTGACAACCAATGAAATTGCTAAAAAAGCTGATGTCTCTATAGGGACACTCTACGCTTACTTTGCCAGCAAAGAAGATATTTTAACAGCGCTTTTAAAAAGGTATAATGACTTTTTTCTGACAACAATTTTTGCTGATATCAATAGTCAAGATTCTTTAGATAGGTTCAAAAAGAACCCTAAGGAATGGCTGAATGTTTTGATTAATCAGTTATTGGCTGCAGAAGATAAAATTTTTCATGCTCAAATTGAGATGTTAGCCTATGCTATTCCACAGGCTAAAGCCTTACTGGAGGAGCATAATAATAACTTGAAAAACTTGACCTACAAATGTCTTTTATATTATAGCGATCAGGCTGCCAATCCAAGCTTTAAAACCTTGTCTCTTGTGGTCTTTGATTTTATTTCAGCTTTGGTAGATGAATTGCTTTATCATGAGCACACGCAAGAAGAAGCACACCAAATAAAAAAGACTGGCATAGACAGTCTTGATCTGATTATTAAGTCTTATTTATAG
- a CDS encoding lipoate--protein ligase: MKYIISHSNDPAFNIAQEAYAFREMLDEDEIFILWINEPTIVIGKHQNAIEEINKEYTDAHDIHVVRRLSGGGAVYHDLNNLNYTIISNKADEGAFDFKTFSKPVIDTLAKLGVKAEFTGRNDLEIDGKKFCGNAQAYYKGRMMHHGCLMFDVDRSVLADALKVSKDKIESKGIKSVRARVTNINDELPQKMSVLEFRDALLEQVKEENPDMTEYTFSEAELERIKQSAKEQFGNWNWIYGIAPDYTIKRSVRYPAGKITTYANVEKSVIKAIKIYGDFFGIGDVADIESLLVGCRYDYKDVLEKLKTIDTTHYFTRITREEVAKAIVA; the protein is encoded by the coding sequence ATGAAATATATTATCAGTCATTCAAATGATCCAGCTTTTAATATAGCTCAAGAAGCCTATGCTTTTAGGGAAATGCTTGATGAAGATGAAATTTTTATTTTATGGATCAATGAACCAACCATTGTTATTGGCAAACACCAAAATGCCATTGAAGAAATCAATAAAGAGTATACAGATGCTCATGACATTCATGTCGTTCGTCGCCTGTCAGGCGGCGGTGCAGTCTACCATGATCTTAATAATCTCAACTATACCATTATTTCCAATAAAGCAGATGAAGGGGCTTTTGATTTTAAAACCTTTTCAAAACCAGTTATTGATACTTTAGCGAAATTGGGGGTCAAGGCTGAGTTTACTGGACGCAATGATCTTGAAATTGATGGCAAAAAATTCTGTGGCAATGCCCAAGCTTACTATAAGGGACGAATGATGCATCATGGCTGTCTCATGTTTGATGTTGATAGATCTGTCTTAGCAGATGCCCTTAAGGTCAGTAAGGATAAGATTGAATCTAAGGGGATAAAATCCGTTCGTGCGCGTGTGACCAATATTAATGATGAGCTGCCTCAAAAGATGTCCGTTCTAGAATTTCGGGATGCGCTCCTTGAACAAGTTAAAGAAGAAAATCCAGATATGACCGAATATACTTTTTCAGAAGCAGAATTGGAACGCATCAAGCAGTCAGCTAAAGAGCAGTTTGGCAATTGGAATTGGATTTATGGGATTGCCCCAGACTATACTATTAAACGCAGTGTCCGTTATCCTGCAGGTAAGATTACAACCTATGCCAATGTTGAAAAATCGGTTATTAAAGCCATCAAAATTTATGGAGATTTCTTTGGTATCGGAGATGTTGCCGATATTGAATCGCTGCTTGTTGGCTGTCGCTATGATTATAAGGATGTCCTAGAAAAACTTAAAACCATTGATACGACGCATTATTTCACACGAATAACAAGGGAAGAAGTGGCCAAAGCGATTGTGGCCTAG
- a CDS encoding amidohydrolase — protein sequence MSEGIYEKLREIRHYLHQHPEISENEFETTAFIKKHLKDLGIEPLDYPLKTGVIAEIGSGQPIIALRADIDALPIVEKTGLAYASENGAMHACGHDFHQTSLLGAAQILKEREAEIKGTVRLIFQPAEENFQGAYQVIEAGGIEGVSAIIGYHNNPHLKPGQIGLRSGAIMAGVEQFEVTVAGISAHAARPDLGVDTVLAITTMIHNLQQIVSRTVSPFDSAVLSVTHIDVGTTWNVLPAKGFFEGTIRTFDPKIRLAVINKFTKIVETTAEQFSAQVSIQWGNSPKVTYNDATLTPLIFENSKTFAQVIETLPSTGGEDFAAYQEKIPGVFAFVGSNGADNAPDWHHDDFIVKDEALPTAVNYFVENAFKLLEYYRS from the coding sequence ATGTCAGAAGGAATTTATGAGAAATTGAGGGAAATTCGGCATTATCTTCATCAACATCCTGAAATTTCAGAAAATGAATTTGAAACAACCGCATTCATTAAAAAGCATTTGAAAGATTTGGGCATTGAACCTCTTGATTATCCTTTAAAAACAGGCGTCATTGCAGAAATCGGATCGGGTCAACCCATTATAGCTCTGAGGGCTGATATTGATGCTTTGCCTATTGTTGAAAAGACGGGGCTTGCCTATGCCAGTGAGAATGGCGCCATGCACGCTTGCGGTCATGACTTTCATCAAACGAGTTTATTAGGCGCTGCCCAAATTCTCAAGGAAAGAGAGGCAGAAATAAAAGGGACTGTCCGACTTATCTTTCAGCCGGCTGAAGAAAATTTTCAGGGTGCATACCAAGTGATTGAAGCGGGTGGTATTGAAGGTGTCTCTGCTATTATCGGCTATCATAATAATCCACATTTAAAACCGGGTCAGATTGGTCTTCGCTCAGGTGCAATCATGGCTGGAGTCGAGCAATTTGAAGTAACTGTGGCTGGTATCAGTGCCCACGCAGCTCGTCCTGATTTAGGAGTAGATACGGTCTTGGCAATCACGACCATGATTCATAATTTGCAGCAGATTGTCTCACGTACGGTTTCGCCATTTGATTCTGCCGTTTTGTCAGTCACCCATATTGATGTTGGCACAACTTGGAATGTCCTGCCAGCCAAAGGATTTTTTGAAGGGACTATTCGGACTTTTGATCCAAAGATTCGTTTAGCTGTTATTAATAAGTTTACCAAAATCGTCGAAACAACAGCAGAACAATTTAGTGCTCAGGTTTCTATTCAGTGGGGAAATTCACCAAAAGTGACTTATAATGATGCTACTTTGACGCCTCTTATTTTTGAAAATTCCAAGACATTTGCTCAGGTCATTGAAACCTTGCCATCAACTGGCGGCGAAGATTTTGCAGCCTATCAGGAAAAAATCCCAGGTGTCTTTGCCTTTGTTGGATCAAATGGTGCTGACAATGCCCCAGACTGGCATCATGATGATTTTATTGTCAAAGATGAAGCCTTACCGACTGCTGTCAATTATTTTGTTGAAAATGCTTTTAAACTACTAGAATATTATAGAAGCTGA
- a CDS encoding MFS transporter: MTKKIMLTIAMCLGIFIVMLDTTIMNITLPAIQKGLGVKLDQLSWTINVYTIIFASCTIPLSKIADIYGKGRLFVLGLLLFGIGSLLSGLANGFSQLILGRIISSFGAAILLPVGNSLGISSWEVKDRFKIVAALGLMQGGAAAIGPTLGGILTDTFSWHWIFFINLPIIIIATCLMILSYHFKSEEKTESKIDFAGSFISMLGLFLVTLGLIKIRDWGAGDWRTLGCLITFLLSLFAFIILEKHSKSPMINLNLFKIREFTASALVALLAQFFYIGVIVILPTFFTTIQGKTELDAALILLPMSLVVFICGGLGSLVINQFGPRLLVFVGLTAILLSYLLIVSINPNKVMAMALTTLILGIGFGIIAGPVNVLAASTLQGELLTASQSVIGVVRQIGSVLGVTVFISMVSNNMANLSQYNHSSMVEAYISIYKIWIPCLLIFLVLSFLFPKKKRYLEGLTQSNQF; this comes from the coding sequence ATGACTAAAAAAATCATGTTAACAATAGCCATGTGTTTAGGGATTTTTATCGTAATGTTAGACACTACTATTATGAACATCACCTTACCGGCTATTCAAAAGGGCTTAGGAGTAAAACTGGATCAACTCTCTTGGACCATCAATGTTTATACCATCATCTTTGCTTCCTGTACCATTCCTTTAAGTAAGATTGCTGATATTTATGGCAAGGGGCGGTTATTTGTCCTTGGTCTGTTGCTCTTTGGAATAGGCAGCTTACTGTCTGGGCTTGCTAATGGATTTTCTCAATTAATTCTTGGACGTATCATCTCCAGTTTTGGAGCTGCTATTTTACTTCCAGTAGGCAACAGTTTAGGGATTTCTTCCTGGGAGGTTAAAGATCGCTTTAAAATTGTTGCTGCTCTTGGTCTCATGCAGGGCGGTGCTGCTGCTATCGGCCCCACTTTGGGCGGTATTCTTACTGATACCTTTTCTTGGCACTGGATTTTCTTTATTAATCTGCCAATCATCATAATCGCAACGTGCCTCATGATTTTATCTTATCATTTTAAAAGTGAGGAAAAGACTGAGTCCAAAATTGATTTTGCTGGCAGCTTTATTTCAATGCTAGGTCTCTTTTTAGTGACATTGGGCTTAATTAAAATAAGAGATTGGGGAGCAGGTGACTGGCGCACTTTAGGCTGTTTAATAACATTTTTACTTAGTCTCTTTGCCTTTATTATCCTTGAAAAGCATAGTAAGAGTCCGATGATTAATTTGAATCTATTTAAGATTAGAGAATTCACAGCTTCAGCATTAGTCGCCTTATTAGCGCAATTTTTCTATATTGGCGTGATCGTGATTTTGCCAACCTTTTTTACAACTATTCAAGGAAAGACAGAACTTGATGCGGCCTTAATTTTACTGCCTATGTCCTTAGTGGTCTTTATCTGCGGTGGTTTAGGAAGTTTGGTTATTAACCAATTTGGCCCAAGATTGCTGGTTTTTGTGGGGCTGACCGCTATTTTACTTTCTTACCTTTTAATCGTCAGCATCAATCCAAATAAAGTGATGGCAATGGCTCTCACAACCTTAATTTTGGGAATTGGTTTTGGTATTATTGCTGGACCTGTCAATGTTTTAGCGGCATCAACTTTACAAGGTGAACTGCTCACCGCCTCTCAAAGCGTTATTGGAGTCGTCAGACAGATTGGCTCTGTTCTAGGCGTCACTGTTTTTATCTCAATGGTTAGCAATAATATGGCAAATTTAAGTCAATATAACCACTCCAGTATGGTAGAAGCTTACATTTCTATCTACAAAATTTGGATTCCTTGCCTACTTATTTTCTTAGTGCTTTCTTTCCTATTTCCAAAGAAAAAACGTTACCTAGAAGGACTAACACAATCAAATCAATTTTAG
- a CDS encoding helix-turn-helix domain-containing protein, with product MKKKSYLQKYVANKVRYHRQAQGISQESLSEKAGLGLKYINQIENQNHNLSLQTLEKVIEALGMTPEDFFDFNSLEGTINFEKQLTLKRLNMKIKQLPKRKQQTFIAIFEEIIDNLD from the coding sequence ATGAAGAAAAAAAGCTATCTCCAAAAATATGTTGCAAATAAAGTAAGGTATCATCGGCAAGCACAAGGCATCAGCCAAGAAAGTTTGTCTGAAAAAGCTGGATTAGGATTGAAATATATCAATCAGATTGAAAATCAAAACCATAATCTCAGCTTGCAGACGCTTGAAAAAGTGATTGAAGCACTAGGTATGACACCGGAAGATTTTTTTGACTTTAACAGTCTTGAAGGAACAATCAATTTCGAGAAACAATTAACTTTAAAACGCCTTAATATGAAAATAAAGCAACTTCCCAAGAGAAAACAACAAACCTTCATTGCTATTTTTGAAGAGATTATTGATAATCTTGATTAA
- the mleR gene encoding LysR family transcriptional regulator MleR, which yields MNIKDLKYFYHLSQLQSFTKVAEKFQISQPSVSYSVKRLEEQFNCDLIVKDPSHRTFALTQQGNILKRHLERILPEISSAQKEMNRSLAHYSTLGCPPIIINYLLSLLKETNQDLAFLKRIRSIRGGSVELLEQLLQGDLDLSLIGTIEPFYHDELVIKKILHRKLYLIVSKDHLLAKRKKAIAFADVLKENFILLDEHNIHLKAFDYLNQTHQNQAQIFFKSDDVTLIKQMVSHNMGVSLLTDISLTKQDHHLVKIPFKENNKLGFYVNYAYLKSSTLTPDIRHLVDLLDKIAQSF from the coding sequence ATGAATATTAAAGATTTAAAGTATTTTTATCACCTGTCACAATTACAGTCCTTCACTAAGGTTGCTGAAAAATTTCAAATTAGCCAGCCTTCTGTTTCCTATTCTGTCAAAAGATTAGAGGAACAATTTAATTGTGACCTTATTGTTAAGGATCCCTCTCATCGTACTTTTGCTTTGACGCAGCAAGGAAATATTTTGAAGCGTCACCTTGAGAGAATTCTGCCGGAAATTAGTTCTGCCCAAAAGGAGATGAACCGTTCACTGGCTCACTATTCTACCTTAGGATGCCCACCCATTATTATTAATTATTTACTGTCGCTGCTTAAAGAAACCAATCAAGACTTAGCTTTTCTGAAACGTATTCGTTCCATTCGAGGAGGTTCTGTTGAGTTATTGGAGCAACTATTACAGGGGGATCTGGATCTCAGTTTAATTGGCACAATAGAACCTTTTTACCATGATGAATTAGTTATCAAAAAAATTCTTCATCGGAAACTCTATCTGATTGTTTCTAAAGATCATTTATTGGCTAAAAGAAAAAAAGCCATCGCTTTTGCTGATGTCTTAAAGGAAAATTTTATTCTTTTAGATGAACACAATATCCATCTAAAGGCCTTTGATTATCTTAATCAAACCCATCAAAATCAGGCTCAGATTTTTTTCAAATCTGATGATGTTACTCTTATCAAGCAAATGGTCAGCCACAATATGGGTGTCAGTTTGTTAACAGATATCTCACTAACCAAACAGGATCATCATCTGGTCAAAATTCCTTTTAAAGAAAATAATAAATTAGGATTTTATGTTAACTACGCTTACTTAAAATCCTCAACCTTAACACCTGATATCAGGCATTTAGTTGATCTGCTGGATAAAATCGCTCAATCATTTTAA
- a CDS encoding oxalate decarboxylase family bicupin, translating into MTTPNTPQPQRKSDGKGWLDFGPRNLSRDNENPDILVPPVTDHGTMPNMRYSFSDAHNRMEEGGWAREVTIRELPASDELAGVNMALAPGAYRELHWHKEAEWGLMLYGNARITAIDENGQSYIDDVEEGDLWNFESGVAHSIQALDKGCEFLLVFSEANFSENQTLLLSDWLAHTPDDIVAANFKKTEEELASLPKTEKYIFNGTISGSIEAEKRTNPNGDVVNPLTLHLDKIAPIQSEAGRAWILDQKVFPAAKTISAAIVEVEPGGMRELHWHPKSSEWQYYIKGQARMTVFNSNGLARTYDFSAGDVGYVPNVAGHYVQNTGDETLVFVEVFRNPDYSDISLNKWLATTPVNNVAEHLNLPKELVQNLPQAETPQPVIWFDKDKAAKKPF; encoded by the coding sequence ATGACAACACCCAACACCCCACAGCCGCAAAGAAAAAGCGACGGAAAAGGTTGGCTTGATTTTGGACCGCGTAACTTGAGCCGCGATAATGAAAATCCGGATATCTTGGTTCCGCCTGTCACTGACCATGGGACCATGCCCAATATGCGCTACAGCTTTTCAGATGCCCACAATCGGATGGAAGAAGGAGGCTGGGCGCGTGAAGTGACCATTCGTGAACTGCCTGCTTCAGATGAATTGGCTGGTGTCAATATGGCCTTGGCACCAGGTGCTTATCGTGAACTGCATTGGCACAAAGAAGCCGAATGGGGACTTATGCTGTACGGCAATGCCCGCATTACAGCGATTGACGAGAACGGTCAGTCTTATATTGATGATGTCGAAGAAGGAGATCTTTGGAATTTTGAATCCGGCGTTGCTCATTCTATTCAGGCCTTGGATAAGGGCTGTGAGTTTCTGTTAGTTTTCAGCGAAGCCAATTTCTCAGAGAATCAAACCTTACTGCTTAGTGACTGGTTGGCTCACACTCCTGATGACATCGTTGCTGCTAATTTTAAAAAGACCGAGGAAGAATTGGCTAGTCTTCCTAAGACAGAAAAATATATCTTTAATGGGACTATTTCTGGTTCTATTGAAGCAGAGAAGCGCACCAATCCCAATGGTGATGTGGTCAATCCGCTGACACTGCATTTGGATAAAATTGCACCAATTCAGTCAGAAGCTGGACGTGCTTGGATTTTGGATCAGAAGGTCTTTCCGGCTGCTAAGACGATTTCAGCAGCTATTGTTGAGGTTGAGCCGGGCGGTATGCGGGAATTGCACTGGCATCCTAAGTCATCCGAATGGCAGTATTACATCAAGGGTCAGGCCCGCATGACAGTTTTTAATTCTAATGGTTTGGCTCGTACCTATGACTTTTCAGCTGGAGATGTAGGCTATGTACCCAATGTAGCGGGGCATTATGTTCAAAATACGGGTGACGAAACGTTGGTCTTCGTTGAAGTTTTTCGTAACCCTGATTATTCCGATATTTCGCTCAATAAGTGGCTGGCGACAACTCCTGTCAATAATGTTGCAGAGCACCTCAATCTTCCTAAGGAACTTGTCCAAAATCTTCCTCAGGCAGAGACTCCGCAACCTGTCATTTGGTTTGATAAGGATAAGGCTGCAAAAAAGCCTTTTTAG